The following DNA comes from Acidobacteriota bacterium.
TCCAGGATGTCGAGAATGGCCTGCCGGTTCCAGATGCCGGTCAGGGAGTCGTGCGTGGCCTGGTGGAAGAGTTCCCGCTGCTTGAGCGCCAGCGAGGACTGCAGATTGATGATGCGCAGGCCCGACTGCAGCCGGGCCCGGAGTTCATGGATATCGAACGGCTTCGCGACGTAATCGTCGGCCTCGGCGTCGAGCGCGGTGACCACGTCCTCCTTCTCGTTCCTCGAGGTGATCAGGATGACATAACTGTAGGTGTCGGACATCTGCGCCCGGATCCGCCGGCAGATATCGACCCCGCTCATCCCCGGCATCATCCAGTCCAGGATGACGAGCCTCGGCGGGTCGATCCCCTGGAGGATGTCCCAGGCCTCGGTCCCGTCCGAGGCCAGGACCACCTCGTACCCCCAACGGCAGAGGGCCTTGCGCAGGGAGAGCCGGAAAAAGGCATCATCGTCCGCCAGCAGGACTTTCATTCGATCCGCTCCCGGCAGAAGGATTCGAGCTCCCGCAGCACGCCGGCCATCGCGGAATCCAGCTCCTCGAGGCTCTTCCAGGCCCCGGCCAGGTCCCTTTCGCGTCCCATCGTCTCCAGGTCCGCCGCGCTGCCGCGCGCCTCGGCGGCGCCGAAATAGGCCAGCCTTCCCTTGAGGGTATGGGCCAGGCGTTCCAGGGTGGCGTGGTCGCGGCCGAGGACCGAGTTCTGCATCTCCTCGAGCATGCGGGGATAGTCCTCGATGAAGATTCCGGACAGCTCCCGGAGCAGTTCCCGGTCCCCGTCCACGTGAGACAGCGCAACGTCCAGATCCAAACTTTCGCCC
Coding sequences within:
- a CDS encoding Hpt domain-containing protein yields the protein MDLDVALSHVDGDRELLRELSGIFIEDYPRMLEEMQNSVLGRDHATLERLAHTLKGRLAYFGAAEARGSAADLETMGRERDLAGAWKSLEELDSAMAGVLRELESFCRERIE
- a CDS encoding diguanylate cyclase; its protein translation is MKVLLADDDAFFRLSLRKALCRWGYEVVLASDGTEAWDILQGIDPPRLVILDWMMPGMSGVDICRRIRAQMSDTYSYVILITSRNEKEDVVTALDAEADDYVAKPFDIHELRARLQSGLRIINLQSSLALKQRELFHQATHDSLTGIWNRQAILDILERETAAARAARKPLSAAVVDIDDFKRVNDTFGHVVGDAVLRETVLTMQSALRHFDRIGRYGGEEFVIVMPGVRKGQGLKMAERVRQRVEGHAFDSLPGREGVTLSIGIASDRGAGDPGLLLRSADEALYRAKTRGRNRVEPAAAPPPRERREGRRRLV